A genomic stretch from Ursus arctos isolate Adak ecotype North America unplaced genomic scaffold, UrsArc2.0 scaffold_21, whole genome shotgun sequence includes:
- the LOC113256296 gene encoding LOW QUALITY PROTEIN: heterogeneous nuclear ribonucleoprotein A1-like (The sequence of the model RefSeq protein was modified relative to this genomic sequence to represent the inferred CDS: inserted 1 base in 1 codon), whose product MSKSESPKEPEQLRKLFIGGLSFETTDKSLRSHSEQWGTFTDCVVMRETNTKRSRGFGFVTXATVEEVDAATNARPHKVDGRVVEPKRAVSKEDSQRPGAHLTVKKIFVGGIKEDTEEHHLRDYFEQYGKIEVTEILTDRGSGKKRGFAFVTFDDHDSVDKIVIQKYHTVNGHNCEVRKALSKQEMASASSSQRGRSGSGNFCGGRGGGFGGNDNFGRGGNFSGRGGCGGSRGGGGYGGSGDGYNGFGNDGGYGGGDPGYSGGSRGYGSGGQGYGNQGSGYGGSGSYDSYNNGGGGGGYSGGSGSNFGGGGSYNDFGNYNNQSSNSGPMKGGNFGGRSSGPYGGGGQYFAKPRNQGGYGGSSSSSSYGSGRRF is encoded by the exons ATGTCTAAGTCAGAGTCTCCCAAAGAGCCTGAACAGCTGCGGAAGCTCTTCATCGGAGGTTTGAGCTTTGAAACAACCGACAAGAGTCTGAGGAGCCATTCTGAGCAGTGGGGAACGTTTACGGACTGTGTGGTAATGAGAGAAACAAACACCAAGCGCTCCAGAGGCTTTGGGTTTGTCA TAGCCACTGTGGAGGAGGTGGATGCAGCCACGAATGCAAGGCCACACAAGGTGGATGGAAGAGTTGTGGAACCAAAGAGGGCTGTCTCAAAAGAAGATTCTCAAAGACCTGGTGCCCATTTAACtgtgaaaaagatttttgttgGTGGCATTAAAGAAGACACTGAAGAACACCATCTAAGAGATTACTTTGAACAGTATGGGAAAATTGAAGTGACTGAGATCCTGACTGACCGAGGCAGTGGCAAAAAGAGAGGTTTTGCTTTTGTAACATTTGACGACCACGACTCTGTTGACAAGATCGTCATTCAAAAATACCATACTGTGAATGGCCACAACTGTGAAGTAAGGAAAGCCCTATCTAAGCAAGAGATGGCTAGTGCTTCATCCAGCCAAAGAGGTCGAAGTGGTTCTGGAAACTTCTGTGGTGGTCGTGGAGGTGGTTTTGGTGGGAATGACAATTTTGGTCGTGGAGGGAACTTCAGTGGGCGAGGTGGCTGTGGCGGCAGTCGAGGTGGTGGTGGATATGGTGGCAGTGGGGATGGCTATAACGGATTTGGTAATGATGGTGGTTATGGAGGAGGCGACCCTGGTTACTCCGGAGGAAGCAGAGGCTATGGAAGTGGTGGACAGGGTTATGGAAACCAGGGCAGTGGCTATGGCGGGAGTGGCAGCTATGACAGCTATAACAAcggaggaggcggaggcggctaTAGCGGTGGTAGTGGAAGCAACTTTGGAGGTGGCGGAAGCTATAATGATTTTGGCAATTACAACAATCAATCCTCAAATTCTGGACCcatgaaaggaggaaattttgGGGGCAGAAGCTCTGGCCCCTATGGTGGTGGAGGCCAATACTTTGCCAAACCACGAAACCAAGGTGGCTATGGTGGttccagcagcagcagtagctaCGGCAGTGGCAGAAGGTTTTAA